In Campylobacter sp. RM16187, the DNA window TTGGATTTTTAGCTTTAAATAGACAGGGAAATTTAAATATCATAGCATTTTTAATAGCTCTTGGAATTATGCCCATAGGAGCTTTAGTTTATGGAGTAATGAGTCGTGCAGACAAGTAGTAAAAGAACGATAAAGGCGATGATCCCGCTATTTTTCGGGATAGCGCTTCTTTTTGTAGGAAATGGACTTGTAGTAAGCTCGGCTGGAATTGAGCTTAAAAAAATGGGCGCTGGTGAGCTTGAAACCGGACTTGTAATATCAGTGTTTTTTGTAGGCGCCATGCTTAGCACTATAATATCACACAAAATCGTATCAAAAGTAGGGCATATTAGAAGTTTTGCCATATTTTCATCGATATTTGGCGTCTGTGCTATGTTTCATGATTTAAGCCAGAATTTATATCTATGGGCGCTTCTTAGAGGCGGTCTTGGATTTTGTTATTACTCTATTTTGATGATAGCTGAAAGCTGGCTGAATACTAGAGCTAAGGATCAGATAAGATCGCGTGTTTTAGCCTTTTACGAAGTTGTTTTTTACTCTTGTTTTGGACTTGGAATTTTGATATTAGGATTTAATCTAACTAGCTCTCAGATATTTTTAATCAGCGCGGCTTTTATTCTTTTATCAAGTATTCCTCTAAATTTAAACCGTATTAAAGAGCCGCCAATACCAGAAAAAAGAAGCGTTAGCATACCAAGTATATTTAACTTAGTGCCGCTAGCTCTTATTACAAGCATAGTTGCCGGAGTTTTGGTAAACGGCTTTTTTTCTATGGCTAGCATATATATACTACTTCAAGGATATGATGCCAAAGAGGTTTCATTTTTTATGACTATTGCGATGGTTGGAGGGTTTATAGCTCACTGCGTTATAGGTTCACTTTCCGATAGATTCGGAAGAAGACCGGTGATAATCGGCTGTTCTTTTGTCTCTTTGATTGCGGCGTTTATTTTTATCTTGTTTGATTTGGATATAAATTTGCAATACATATTGTCGTTTTTTTTAGGGTCAGGAGTTTTTTGCCTATACGCTTTGGCTCTTGCAAGAGCAAATGATATGCTTGAGTATAAGTCAAAATCCATAGAGATGGGTCGGGCTATACTCTTTAGTTACTCACTAGGCTCGCTGTTTTCACCCATAATAATGGGCGCTACTATGTATTTTTTTGGTCCTCAGGGATTTATGTGGGTCTATGTGGTGCTTTTGATATCTCTTATTATTTTTGCACTTACTCAAAAAACTATTCCGATTGAGAGCAGAAAGATCTTTGAACATAGTCCCGGAACTATGGCTAATGTTACTGTAAATATAAAACAAAAGTGAAAAATAGTGATTTGGTAGTATGGAAATTTTAAGAAATTTAACCTCGGCCAAGATAGGACTAGACCCAAATCAATTAAAAGGCTCCGAGACCAAAGATAGTAAGGCTCTATTTAAAAATCATCCTCAAAATTTACCGACTCAAATAGATTCGGAAGTTTCTGCTAATGATATAGGCGATATCAATAAGCTTGTAAATAGGCTTTTAGACGAGCTGAAGACAAGCTCTAGCGGCGCAAAGATGGCTGAAATCGCAAATCAAGCTAAAGATTTGCAGGTTGCGCCAAATTTAGTAAAAGATCTGAAATCTTTAATAAAATTAGCAGATCAAAATTCTGAGTTAAAGCCCTTTATTGATAAATTAAAGACCTTTTTAAAGCCTATTTCAGAGCTTAAGGCGAGCGCCTTAAACGAGCAGATAAAAAATTCCGGCATAATGCTTGAGGCTAATCTAAAAGACGTTATAGTAAATAAAAATATCCTTCCAGTTTCAATAAATAAACTTTTTGACGATATTAAAAACTTATATAATTCCAAGCTTTTAAATCAAATTTTAACTCTAGCCAAAGATGATAGTTTAAACACTAACGAGAGCTTTGAAAAACTAAGTGAAATTTTAAAAAACGCAAAAATTCAAAACAAAGAAATTTTAAATAACTCCTCTATAAAGTCGCTTTTGGAAAATAGTGCAAAGCTTGAAAATATAGTTAAATTTCTAGATAAGCAGGCTAATGCAATGAGCGAAAAAGGGCTTATTTTAAGTGAAAAAGCAGTAAAAAATGAGATTAATAAAATAAATGAACTGATAGCAAATTTAAAGACTAAAATTCCAGAAATTTCAACAGAAAAACTAAGTCAAAATAGAGCCTATAGCTCAAATTTAAAAGAGCTTTCAAACCTTATAAACGAGGTTGAAAAAGCTATAGAAAATACGGTAAATCAACCAAATGTGATAAATTCATTTGTCGAGCAAATTTTAAATAAAGGATTTAGTGTAGAAAATTTTAGTTTGCAAGATAGATTAAAAGCGGTCGCAAATAAGCTAAATCAGGCGCTAAATTTAGCTGATAAAATAGGATTTGAAGCAAAGACAAATATGGATGAGATAAATAGACTTTCAAAGCAGCAAAATTTGGCTCAAAAAGATATTAAAAACATTCAGCCAAAGATCACAGAAGAGAGCATAAAAGCACTTCAAAACGATGTTAAAAGCGTGCTTTTAAATATACAGACAAAGAGCGTTTCCGACCCAAATTCTCAAATAAATCAGCTGAGCTCAAAACTGATAGCTCAAATAGAGATGCATCAGCTCGTATCAAGTATGGCAGGGGGCATTGAGACCTATCTTCCTTATGTTTGGGATGATGTTGACGGAGCTAAAATCGCCTTTAAACGCGGTAAAAAGCAAAAGCACTATGCGCAGATAGATTTAAATTTCCAGAAGCTAGGCAGTATTAATATAGTTTTAGGACTAAGTGAAAATAGATATATAGATATATCCATAGCAACTCAAAAAGAGGAGTTTAAGCAGCTGATTTTAAGCGGCGCCAAAGAGCTAAAAAGGGTCATAAACGATCAAGGTCTAATACTTTCGAATTTTAGTTTAAAAACAATGCCAAAGCTCTCTTTAAATACGCTTTATAATGATTTTGATAGACTTAATATGGGATTTGACAGGATAATATGAGTTGTGATTTAGGGGTTAATAATTGGCAAAGGTAAAGACCAAAAAAGCAGTAGCTTTAGGATATAATCGTTCAAAAGATAATGCACCAAAGGTTTTAGCCAGCGGATCCGGCGAAGTGGCCAAAAATATAATAAATTTAGCAAGATCTAACGATATCCCTATAAAAGAGGATGCGGATTTGGTAGAATTATTAAGCAAGGTGGATATAAATCACGAGATTCCGCCTAATCTTTATAAGGCAGTTGCCGAGGTTTTTGGATTTCTTTATAGAATGACAAATAAAAAATAGATTGGATAAAATTTGAAGAGAAAATTAGTATTAGCAGGAGCTTCTACCGGAGGTCCGGGACATTTAAAGAAGCTTTTTAGAAATTTAAAAATACATAATACGAGTGTTGTTATAGCCCAGCATATGAGCTTAATGTTTATACCGAGTTTTGTAGATCAATTTGGCAAAGAGTGTTGTGCGGATGTGGTAAGACTGGAAGACAAAACAGAGCTTAAGGATGCTATATATATATGCGAAAAGAACTCCGAAATAACTACATGCAGGCCACTTAGCGCAAAAGTATGTGATCTTATTAAAGAGACTACATATAATCCCAATGTAGATATTTTGTTTAGCTCCGCTGTTGAAGCTTGTAAATTTTGTGATGTTATGGCAATACTTCTTACCGGCATCGGAGATGATGGGGCAAGAGGTCTAAATGAGCTTTATAAGGCCGGAGCAAACTGTATAGCGGAAAGTAAAGAGAGTGCTATAGTATATGGTATGCCAAAGCGTGCAAAAGAGATAAATCCAAATCTTAAATCCATGTCTATTTATCAAATAAGAGCTGAGCTTGAAAGGTTTATAAATGTTTTTTGATAAATTTAAGAAAGATAGTGTTACATCAGGTGTAAAAGATACAAAAATACCTCCTTTGCCTAGCGATAGTTCGGGGCTTGATATGCTGATAGATAATATTAAGAGTATTTGCGGGGTAGATCTTGAATCAAAAAAAGATATCGTAAGGCATCGTTTGGCAAATTTTTGTCA includes these proteins:
- the fliK gene encoding flagellar hook-length control protein FliK, encoding MEILRNLTSAKIGLDPNQLKGSETKDSKALFKNHPQNLPTQIDSEVSANDIGDINKLVNRLLDELKTSSSGAKMAEIANQAKDLQVAPNLVKDLKSLIKLADQNSELKPFIDKLKTFLKPISELKASALNEQIKNSGIMLEANLKDVIVNKNILPVSINKLFDDIKNLYNSKLLNQILTLAKDDSLNTNESFEKLSEILKNAKIQNKEILNNSSIKSLLENSAKLENIVKFLDKQANAMSEKGLILSEKAVKNEINKINELIANLKTKIPEISTEKLSQNRAYSSNLKELSNLINEVEKAIENTVNQPNVINSFVEQILNKGFSVENFSLQDRLKAVANKLNQALNLADKIGFEAKTNMDEINRLSKQQNLAQKDIKNIQPKITEESIKALQNDVKSVLLNIQTKSVSDPNSQINQLSSKLIAQIEMHQLVSSMAGGIETYLPYVWDDVDGAKIAFKRGKKQKHYAQIDLNFQKLGSINIVLGLSENRYIDISIATQKEEFKQLILSGAKELKRVINDQGLILSNFSLKTMPKLSLNTLYNDFDRLNMGFDRII
- a CDS encoding FlhB-like flagellar biosynthesis protein, with the protein product MAKVKTKKAVALGYNRSKDNAPKVLASGSGEVAKNIINLARSNDIPIKEDADLVELLSKVDINHEIPPNLYKAVAEVFGFLYRMTNKK
- a CDS encoding MFS transporter translates to MIPLFFGIALLFVGNGLVVSSAGIELKKMGAGELETGLVISVFFVGAMLSTIISHKIVSKVGHIRSFAIFSSIFGVCAMFHDLSQNLYLWALLRGGLGFCYYSILMIAESWLNTRAKDQIRSRVLAFYEVVFYSCFGLGILILGFNLTSSQIFLISAAFILLSSIPLNLNRIKEPPIPEKRSVSIPSIFNLVPLALITSIVAGVLVNGFFSMASIYILLQGYDAKEVSFFMTIAMVGGFIAHCVIGSLSDRFGRRPVIIGCSFVSLIAAFIFILFDLDINLQYILSFFLGSGVFCLYALALARANDMLEYKSKSIEMGRAILFSYSLGSLFSPIIMGATMYFFGPQGFMWVYVVLLISLIIFALTQKTIPIESRKIFEHSPGTMANVTVNIKQK
- a CDS encoding CheB methylesterase domain-containing protein, with amino-acid sequence MKRKLVLAGASTGGPGHLKKLFRNLKIHNTSVVIAQHMSLMFIPSFVDQFGKECCADVVRLEDKTELKDAIYICEKNSEITTCRPLSAKVCDLIKETTYNPNVDILFSSAVEACKFCDVMAILLTGIGDDGARGLNELYKAGANCIAESKESAIVYGMPKRAKEINPNLKSMSIYQIRAELERFINVF